DNA from Oryzisolibacter sp. LB2S:
AGGCGCTGCGCGAGGCCGGCAGGCCGACACTTCCCGCACAGATGGCGACGGAGCGCGCCATCAATCCCTTTCTGCGCACGCGCGAAGCCGCCGTGGCCCTGGCCGCGCATCGCTTCGACACGCATGTCGACACACACAACCCCGCCGCGGTGCTGGCTGCACTGCGCCAATGGAAGAACGAATACCGATGAGACTGCTGCACCTTCTGTGGCTCGCCAGCCTGTTGTGGCTGGCCGGTTGCGCCACCACCACCGGCACCGACAGCAACCAGGCCACGGGAAGCCAGCAGGGCAGCCCCGACGCGGCCGCGGTCTACCCTTCGGGCCCCCTGTCCCCCATCACCGCGGGAAGCGCACGCGGGCACATGGTGGCCGGCATCCACACGCCGTCCGACCTATGGGATCGCATCCGCCGCGGCTTTGCCATGCCCGATCTGGAGACCGATCTGGTGCACGACCGCGAGCAGTGGTATGCCACCCGCCCCGACTACATGCAGCGCATGACCGAGCGCTCAAGCAAATACCTGTTCCACATTGTCGAGGAGCTGGAAATGCGCGGCATGCCCACCGAGCTGGCCCTGCTGCCCTATATCGAGAGCGCCTTCAACCCCCAGGCCGTCTCCAGCGCCAAGGCGGCAGGCATGTGGCAATTCATGCCGGCCACGGGCACCTACTTCGACCTCAAGCAGAACGCCTTTCGCGACGACCGGCGCGACGTGCTGGCCTCCACGCGCGCGGCGCTCGACTACCTGCAGAAGCTGTACGGCATGTTCGGTGACTGGCACCTGGCCCTTGCCGCCTACAACTGGGGCGAGGGCAGCGTGGCCCGCGCGATTGCACGCAACGAGAAGCAGGGCCTGGGCACGAGCTACACCGAGCTGACCATGCCCGCCGAGACACGCATGTACGTGCCCAAGCTGCAGGCCGTCAAGAACATCGTGGCCGACCCCGATCGCTTCAACACCGAGTTGCCGCTGATCCACAACCACCCCTATTTCCAGCGCGTGGACATCACGCGCGACATCGACGTGGCGCTGGTCGCCAACCTGGCCGGCATACGCGTGGAGGACTTTCGCGCGCTCAACCCCTCGCTGCACAAGC
Protein-coding regions in this window:
- a CDS encoding transglycosylase SLT domain-containing protein yields the protein MRLLHLLWLASLLWLAGCATTTGTDSNQATGSQQGSPDAAAVYPSGPLSPITAGSARGHMVAGIHTPSDLWDRIRRGFAMPDLETDLVHDREQWYATRPDYMQRMTERSSKYLFHIVEELEMRGMPTELALLPYIESAFNPQAVSSAKAAGMWQFMPATGTYFDLKQNAFRDDRRDVLASTRAALDYLQKLYGMFGDWHLALAAYNWGEGSVARAIARNEKQGLGTSYTELTMPAETRMYVPKLQAVKNIVADPDRFNTELPLIHNHPYFQRVDITRDIDVALVANLAGIRVEDFRALNPSLHKPVILAAGMPQILLPWDNAQVFRKNLAAYDEGQYASWTVWTVPSTMSVAAAAQRAGMSEAELRQLNGIPPRMMIKAGSALMVPRAAGTRADVSEHVADNGQIAFTPEVVTRRTSVRAGKRDTVASIARRYKVKAEDVADWNDLKVSSSFKAGARVVMYLPVRLGAANAGAKSSAARSAQVAKAAPKRKGGTPSRRKR